AGCAATTCACCGGTGGCGTAGCCATACATGGTGCCGTCATTTCGGATCGCGCGGATCACCCTGACTTCGTCTCCTAACGCAAACTTTGCTCTCATGTCTGGCTCCCGTGCAGATGATGCTGATAGCTTTCCGTCAGCAAACGTCGCGCCAGCAGCCAGGGGCCACGCGGCTCCACTTCCAGATGGTTTTGCAGAGGCACGTTGTCGCGCAGTCGCTGGTGAAAATCGCGTAACACCGGCAGGCAGCAGGGTTTCAGTCGTGCGGCATCGTAATCAACGGCAAAGAACTCGAAAAAGGATTCCGCCGTATCGAGTGCCTCGACTCCGGGGATTTGATAAAACCATTGCATATTAACCCCTTAGTGTCTGGGCGGTTTCTCCACAAAGCTGGTCATAAATGGCGATCAGTTCGTAATCCTGCGGGATGCGTTTCCAGCTTTCGGCGAAACGGCGGATGGCGGGCAGGATCAGGTCAATCTGCAAGGTGTCGAGGCGGTAGCCCATTTTGCTGAACACCCCGTCCACCGCCTGACGCCCGGAATGCTTACCCAGCACCAGGCGATACTCGCGTCCCACCAGTTCGGGATCGATGGCCTGATAACTCTCGCGATCGTGCAGCAGTGCGGCGACATGGACGCCGGATTCATGGGTAAAAACCTGGTCGCCCACCAGCGGGTGCTGGACATCAATGATGCGTTGCGCAGCCACCGCCACCGACTGACACAGCGCTGGAAGCATGCGGAAATTGACGCCGCAGTCTATGTCCAGACAACGACTGAGGCCCAGCGCCACCGTCTCCAGGGCAGCATTGCCTGCCCGCTCGCCCAGTCCCAGCACCGTGGTGTTGACGCTGGTGGCACCGGCCTGCACCGCAGCCAGTGTGTTGGCGGTTGCCAGCCCCAGATCGTCATGGGCATGCATTTCGATCTCACCGGGCCAGAAGCTGCGCAAGGTGGTGATACGCGCGGCGGTGGTGAAGGGATCGAGTATGCCGAGCGTGTCGGCAAAGCGTAACCGCTGCGCACCGGCTTCCTGCGCGGCTTGCGCCACCAGCCGCAAATCCTCATCGCTGGATCGTGAGGCATCTTCACAACCGACACACACCTGCATACCAAGTAAGCGGGCGAAGCGAATCAATTCAGCCAGCCTCGGCAGCAGCACCGGCAGAGGCTCACGCAATTTGTACTGGCGCAGCTTCTCTGACGTTGGCAGGGAGATATCGACCCAGTTCATCCCGAGATCGGCACTCTGGCGGATTTCCTCACGGTTCATCCGGCACCAGGTCATTAAGGTGGCATCCGGCAGGTGACGGCGCACCAGCTGAATGCGGGTGCGTTCCTCCTCACCCATGGCAGGCGTGCCGACCTCCAGCGCCGTGACGCCCGCGTCAAACAGCGCCTGAGCAATAGCGATTTTTTCACTGGCGCGAAACGCGACGCCGGGACTCTGCTCCCCGTCCCGCAGCGTAGTATCGTTAATCAACACCCTGGACATCATCGGTTCCTTCTTAGCCGTAGATCGGCATAAATGAAGCCTGTTGCTGAACTGGCTTACCATCCTGCCAGTAAGGTGACAGCAGGCGCAGACGGGCAATAATCGATGGCAGCGTCTGGATGACGTACTCGATCTCTTTTTCCCGCGTATAACGCGACAGGGAAAAACGGATGCTGCCGTGCGCCGCCGTATAGGGGATGTCCATCGCCCGCATCACATGGGAGGGTTCCAGCGATCCCGATGTGCAGGCGCTGCCGCTGGAGGCGGCAATCCCGGCCTGATTCAGCAGCAACAAAATGGCTTCCCCTTCGATAAACTCAAACGCGATATTAACGGTGCCGGGAACGCGTGGCTGATTGCCACCCATCACCTTCACCGAGGGAATCTGTGCCAGCACGCCTTCCTGTAATGTGTCGCGCAGCTGGGCAATGCTGCTCATACCGGGTAAATGCACCTGCGCCAGTTCACAGGCCATCCCCATCCCGACAATACCGGCGATATTTTCCGTGCCCGCACGCCGACCGCGCTCCTGATGCCCGCCGCGCAATAGCGGGCGAAAGCGGGTGCCGCGCCGCAGATAAAGGCAACCCACCCCTTTCGGGCCATGCAACTTGTGGGCTGAACAGGAGAGCATATCGATGCTGCTCTGCCCGATGGACAGCGGGATCTTTCCGGTAACCTGAACCGCATCGCAGTGAAATAACGCGCCGTATTCATGGGCCAGCCCGGCCATTTCCTCCACCGGAAACATCACACCGGTTTCGTTGTTGGCCCACATCACGCTCACCAGCGCCACCCGGTCACTCAGCGCCTGGCGATACTGTGCCATATCCAGCGCACCATCACTGTCTACCGCCAGCCGGTGAATAACGTATCCCTGGCGCTCAAGATGCTCACACACTTCAAGGGTGGCAGGGTGTTCCACGGCAGTGGTGATAATCTCCCGTCGGTCCGGCTGCGCTTCGATAGCGCTATGCAGCGCGGTGGAGGTGGCTTCGGTGGCGCAGGAGGTGAAAATAATTTCACTGCCGTGCTCCGCACCAAGCAGTGCCGCCACCTGCTGATGTGCGCGTTCTAATGCCGCGCGCGATGGTGTACCAAAATCGTGGATCGAGGATGGATTTCCGTAGTACTCGGTGAGGAAAGGCATCATCGCCTCAAGTACCATCGGGTCAATACGGGTGGTGGCGTTGTTATCCAGATAAACCTGTTTCATTGGCATGTTCCTCCTGTGAGTCACGACGGTCTAAGCCGCCACCACTTCCATATAACAACCGGTACGTTCCATCAGCTTTTGCTGCAACCAGGCCAGCGTCATATCGGTCATCATGCAGCCGCTGCAACTGCCCGCCAGGCTGACGGTGACGGTGTGATTGGCGACATCAACCAGTGACATATCGCCACCGTCGGCCTGGATAAACGGGCGCAATTCGGTGATGGTTTCCATCACCTCCTGCCAGTGGGGATCTTTTGCAGTGCTGACCGGGGCGGCGACCTGCGGGGCGTTAGCCAGTATGTTGGCCAGGGCCAGCTCAATCTTTTCATGGCAGGAGGTACAGCCGCCGCCCGCTTTGGTGTAGTTGATCACCTCTTCCAGCGTGGTCAGGCCGTTGGTGAGTACCGCGCGGCGGATGTGTCCCTCATCGACGCCGAAACATTTACAGATCAGCGCGCCTTCCTCATGGTCATCGTCGAGACTCAGGCCGCGATAGTTAGCGATGGCGGCATGCAGCGCTTCCTGGCCCATCACCGAACAATGCATTTTCTGCGGCGGCAGTCCGTCGAGATAATCGGCGATTTGCTGATTGGTGACCTGTTCCGCTTCGGACAGGGTGCGCCCGATAATCAGCTCGGTCAGGGCGGAAGACGAGGCGATGGCGCTGCCACAGCCAAAGGTCTGAAATCCGGCCTCAAGGATGGTTTCATTTTCCGGATCAACCCGCAGCATCAGCCGCAGGGCGTCGCCGCAGCTCAGCGATCCCACGTCACCCACCGCGTTAGCGTCATCGACCACACGGGCATTACGGGGATTAAAAAAATGGTCTTTCACCTTCTCGGAATAATTCCACATGCTCTCAGCTCCCAGTACTCAGACGGAAAGCGCCTTGGCGCATCTCCCCGCAGCAATCAACAGCGGGATAACAGAACCAAGCAAAAGCAGTACCAGAAGTGGAAAGTGTTAATATTCAAATGGATAGTGGGTTGTGGTAATAAAAAACCGCGCCCTGTGTCGCGGTTGCGTGTGAGGTTTGTCACAGTTGTGTCAGAGAAACGACTAGCGATCGTCTTTATCCTGCCATTCGTGTTCTTGCAGTAGCTGAGTGAAGCGATCCGGATTGCGCTGACGCTGCTGTTTACGTTGTTCTTTGTCGTACCAGTAATGTTGGATCTCCTGCAACAGCGCGCTGACCGACGTATTGGCCGGTACCCGCACCGCACGTACGCCAGTCTTTAATAACTGGCTGAACACCCTCTCACCAATCGCCACGCAATACAGGGTGACGCAGTCCTCCAGCGCGTTGATGCGGTAACTTATTTTCTCCTCCTGATGCCCATTGAATACGGAAAAGTCGGCCACCCGCAGCAGCATGGCGTCATCCTGTTTCACCCCGTATACCACCAGCCGCGGAGTGGCACCAAAGTGTTGATCGACGTGGCGGCAATCCGAACTGGCAAATGCCACTTTCATTGGCCACTCTTCCGCGCAGATGGTGCTGAACTGCCGGTTAACATGTTGCATGCTGATCCCCCTGGCTGAATTGCTGACGCAAGGGAGATCGCCAGGCGGGGAGGGTGTGATGGTGCTGACTCATCACATTCGCCAGCTCAAACAGGGTATCGCGCATGCCCATATAGCCCTGACGTACGCGGCGAAATTCTCCCAGCCGGTCATAGATCGGGAAACCGGCGCGAATCAGGGGAATGTTCATCTGTTGCGCCAGATGCGCCGCGTGGGAATTGGCTACCAGCAGTGCCGCCGGGTTGTCGTGCAGCAGGTCCTGCATATCTTCCAGATCGCCGATCACCACTTTTCCGACCGGCAAGCGACTGAGTCCGCGCTGGCTCACCGGGGCAATCAGCGGGCCAGGCACCATGCCCTGGCTGGCGGCAAAATCACACCAGGCGGCCAGCAAATCCCCTTCCGCCGCCATCGCTACCGGCACCCCCTGCAACCACATATGACAATCGATCATCGCATCCTGTAGCTGCCCGCGCTGACGTTCAATCCAGCCAGGCACGTTGCGACCGGAGATGACTTTCAGCTGATGGATAAACCGGTCACAGGTTTCCAGCGTCATCAGGTGCGGCAAGGCGATCACCTCACCACGGCTGCGCTGGGCCAGCAGGGTGGAGGCATGTCCCAGCGACACCCCGATAGCCAGGGTGCATAAACTCTGACCCATCTGCTCGATCTGGGCCAGCGGCGTGCCGCCCTGGGTGACCGGCGAGAAATCACCGCTCGCCAGATGTCCATCAAGCGATAACGACAGGTCCGGCACTATCACCGGCTGTAAACCGAAGGCTTCCACATAGCTGCGCAGCAACTCGATATCGCCTGGGGTGAGCAGATGGCTGAGCAACAAATTGACGCGGCGGTTACGCCCGGCGGGCAGCGGTTTTTCCGGTATCCATTGCTCGATCATGCTTTCCAGCACCGCGCTGAAGCCATTTTCCAGCGAGCCATAAAAGTCAGGCGTGTTAACGGTTAACAACGCCACGTTTTTATAACGTGGTGACGCCTCGCGAAACTGACGCACCACGCGTGTGATATCGCTGCCCTGAGCCTCAGACAACCCGGTACTCAGCAGCACAATGGCTTTCGGGTTATTGCGCTGACACAGGGTGTTGAGCGCGGTAATGATATTGTCGTCGGACCCCATGATGGTGGACATCGGGTCCATTGCGGTGGATTGCAGTGGGATCGGATCGTGAAAATGCTGGATAAAAAACACCTTAGCGAAGGCGCTACAGCCCTGCGCGCCATGAACCAGCGGGATGCAGTGCTCAAAACCCATGCTGGCAAGGATGGCCCCCAGCGGTTGTCCGCTTTTCACCGGGCTGACGGCCAGCGGTTTTTTAGAACGAATGATTTCAGCCATAACCTGCTCCTTCCTTTAGTGCCAGGGTGCGCGGGCGTGCGTTTGTGACCATATCGGGCTTTCCAGCGTCTGACATAACTGCTGTGCCAGCGTGACAATCCCGTGATAACCCGCGTAAGCATGCTCACGCTCCTGATTGATATCGAGAAACGGCAGCCGGGCCTTGTAAGCGGTATACATATTGCGTCCACCGGCGATCATCATGTCGGCCTGATAGCGATAGACCACATCAAGCAGGGTGCGGGCGTTGCCTTCATCCAGCATCAGGGCATCCTCGCCCATCAGTTCCCGAATGCGTTGCTTGTCCTCCTCAGTGGATTTGCGCGTACCGGTGGCGACCACCGTCATGCCGAGATCCTGCAAGGCCGACACCACCGACCAGGATTTCACGCCGCCGGTATACAGCAGCGCCTTGCGTCCGCGCAGCCGTTCCCGGTAGGGAGCGAGTGCTTCGTCAGCGACCCGTTCTTCGCGCGCAATCAGGGCTTCGGTGCGCTGCATCAGGTCGTGATCACCGGTCAGCGCGGCCAGCTGGCGCAGGGACTCTGAGGTGGCACGCACGCCATAAAAACTGCCTTCAAACCACGGTGTGCCGTAACGTTGTTCGAGGGCGCGCGCCACGTTGATCAGCGCACGGGAGCACACCAGCATATTGACCTGGGCACGGTGCAAGGTCTGGATCTCGGCAAAACGCCCGTCGCCGGACAGGGTGCCGAGCACGCGAATACCCAACTCATCCAGCAGCGGCTGGATATGCCAGAACTCCCCGGCGATATTGTATTCACCAATCAGGCCGATATCGTGGCGGTGTTCAGGCGGGAAAGGGGTATCCACAGGCCAGGGTGCAGGCTCACGTCCGCCTATCACCTGTTTCACCATCATTTCTCCCGCCAGCCGGTTGCCGAGATTCTTGCTGCCATAAAATCCAGCCACATCGATCGCGATGACCGGCACGCCGGTGGCGGTGGCTGCGGCGCGGCACACCGCTTCAATATCGTCGCCTTCCATCGCCGGTACGCAGGTGTTGTAGATAAACACCGCCGCCGGATGGTAACGATTGACGATATGGCGAACCGCATGAAACAGGCGGCGCTCGCCGTTGCCCATAATCACATCCTGTTCATTTAAATCGGTGGTGAACCCCAGCCGGTTAATCACCGCACCCGAGCTGAAACTGCCCCGATTATCCCAGGAACTGCCTGTGCAACCGATCGGGCCGTGTACCAGATGCGCCACATCGGCAATCGGCAGCAGGGTGATTTGTGCCCCATCGAAAGCGCAACCACCGGCCGTCGCGCCGGGTTTGGGGGCACTACAGCCGGATTTTTGTTTATGGTTATGCTCGCAGGCAGGCTCATCCAGCAGGGCCAGGATTTCATTCCCTTTCATAGTTACCTCATTGACTGATTGGGTTAGCTGAACCGTTGCAAATCCCGGACCAGAAAATAATCTTTGATTTATAAGGAGAAAATGTTGTCGGCTTTGCGACAAAACAGACAACGCAGGAAGGGACCCCACAAGACAAGACTTGTCCGATGGGGTCAGAACGGATCAGAAAACGCGTGATTCCAGCGGATTGGCGCGGTCGAGGCGTTTTGCCAGCCACGGTGGCAGCTGCCCGACAAACAGCTTTTTGATGTTGTCACACTGGGAGGTGATGGTCAGTCCTGGTGGTACTTTGATGGGATGGATATTGTGGCGAATCAGCCGGGCGGCGGCAGGGCCACCAATCGCTTCGCAAAATAATAACTGACAGTCGCGCAGCAACTGCGCCCGCACTTCGTTCGCTTCTTCCTGCTGTGGCGCAGAAGGAAAACGCCGTAAGCTGTGCAGCCAGTAACCGTCATCATCGAAGGCGTAGACAAAGAACAACCGACCCTGTCCAAAGTGACCATTGATCATCAACCCATCCTGCGAAGCAAAAGCCGCCAGTAACTGCGGCTGACGCTGGGCAAAGGTTACCACCCGCAGATGCTGCGGTAGCTCACCGCGCAGACAGGCTTTTACCCGTGACCAGCGTCCCGGCGACATCAGCACCTCATCGCCAGGAAAGAAGGCTTCCAGCTGGCTTTGCGTAAAAGCCGCCAGCCGAGCCGGGGTCAGCGCGTCATCCTGATCGCGGGTCAGCCAGGC
The window above is part of the Pantoea cypripedii genome. Proteins encoded here:
- the nifV gene encoding homocitrate synthase; translation: MSRVLINDTTLRDGEQSPGVAFRASEKIAIAQALFDAGVTALEVGTPAMGEEERTRIQLVRRHLPDATLMTWCRMNREEIRQSADLGMNWVDISLPTSEKLRQYKLREPLPVLLPRLAELIRFARLLGMQVCVGCEDASRSSDEDLRLVAQAAQEAGAQRLRFADTLGILDPFTTAARITTLRSFWPGEIEMHAHDDLGLATANTLAAVQAGATSVNTTVLGLGERAGNAALETVALGLSRCLDIDCGVNFRMLPALCQSVAVAAQRIIDVQHPLVGDQVFTHESGVHVAALLHDRESYQAIDPELVGREYRLVLGKHSGRQAVDGVFSKMGYRLDTLQIDLILPAIRRFAESWKRIPQDYELIAIYDQLCGETAQTLRG
- a CDS encoding nitrogenase-stabilizing/protective protein NifW codes for the protein MQWFYQIPGVEALDTAESFFEFFAVDYDAARLKPCCLPVLRDFHQRLRDNVPLQNHLEVEPRGPWLLARRLLTESYQHHLHGSQT
- the nifU gene encoding Fe-S cluster assembly protein NifU, which encodes MWNYSEKVKDHFFNPRNARVVDDANAVGDVGSLSCGDALRLMLRVDPENETILEAGFQTFGCGSAIASSSALTELIIGRTLSEAEQVTNQQIADYLDGLPPQKMHCSVMGQEALHAAIANYRGLSLDDDHEEGALICKCFGVDEGHIRRAVLTNGLTTLEEVINYTKAGGGCTSCHEKIELALANILANAPQVAAPVSTAKDPHWQEVMETITELRPFIQADGGDMSLVDVANHTVTVSLAGSCSGCMMTDMTLAWLQQKLMERTGCYMEVVAA
- a CDS encoding NifB/NifX family molybdenum-iron cluster-binding protein — encoded protein: MSDHDILFWRMLALFQSLPELQPAQIMAWLTRDQDDALTPARLAAFTQSQLEAFFPGDEVLMSPGRWSRVKACLRGELPQHLRVVTFAQRQPQLLAAFASQDGLMINGHFGQGRLFFVYAFDDDGYWLHSLRRFPSAPQQEEANEVRAQLLRDCQLLFCEAIGGPAAARLIRHNIHPIKVPPGLTITSQCDNIKKLFVGQLPPWLAKRLDRANPLESRVF
- a CDS encoding NifB/NifX family molybdenum-iron cluster-binding protein, with the protein product MQHVNRQFSTICAEEWPMKVAFASSDCRHVDQHFGATPRLVVYGVKQDDAMLLRVADFSVFNGHQEEKISYRINALEDCVTLYCVAIGERVFSQLLKTGVRAVRVPANTSVSALLQEIQHYWYDKEQRKQQRQRNPDRFTQLLQEHEWQDKDDR
- the nifE gene encoding nitrogenase iron-molybdenum cofactor biosynthesis protein NifE, with product MKGNEILALLDEPACEHNHKQKSGCSAPKPGATAGGCAFDGAQITLLPIADVAHLVHGPIGCTGSSWDNRGSFSSGAVINRLGFTTDLNEQDVIMGNGERRLFHAVRHIVNRYHPAAVFIYNTCVPAMEGDDIEAVCRAAATATGVPVIAIDVAGFYGSKNLGNRLAGEMMVKQVIGGREPAPWPVDTPFPPEHRHDIGLIGEYNIAGEFWHIQPLLDELGIRVLGTLSGDGRFAEIQTLHRAQVNMLVCSRALINVARALEQRYGTPWFEGSFYGVRATSESLRQLAALTGDHDLMQRTEALIAREERVADEALAPYRERLRGRKALLYTGGVKSWSVVSALQDLGMTVVATGTRKSTEEDKQRIRELMGEDALMLDEGNARTLLDVVYRYQADMMIAGGRNMYTAYKARLPFLDINQEREHAYAGYHGIVTLAQQLCQTLESPIWSQTHARAPWH
- the nifN gene encoding nitrogenase iron-molybdenum cofactor biosynthesis protein NifN, which translates into the protein MAEIIRSKKPLAVSPVKSGQPLGAILASMGFEHCIPLVHGAQGCSAFAKVFFIQHFHDPIPLQSTAMDPMSTIMGSDDNIITALNTLCQRNNPKAIVLLSTGLSEAQGSDITRVVRQFREASPRYKNVALLTVNTPDFYGSLENGFSAVLESMIEQWIPEKPLPAGRNRRVNLLLSHLLTPGDIELLRSYVEAFGLQPVIVPDLSLSLDGHLASGDFSPVTQGGTPLAQIEQMGQSLCTLAIGVSLGHASTLLAQRSRGEVIALPHLMTLETCDRFIHQLKVISGRNVPGWIERQRGQLQDAMIDCHMWLQGVPVAMAAEGDLLAAWCDFAASQGMVPGPLIAPVSQRGLSRLPVGKVVIGDLEDMQDLLHDNPAALLVANSHAAHLAQQMNIPLIRAGFPIYDRLGEFRRVRQGYMGMRDTLFELANVMSQHHHTLPAWRSPLRQQFSQGDQHATC
- the nifS gene encoding cysteine desulfurase NifS, whose product is MKQVYLDNNATTRIDPMVLEAMMPFLTEYYGNPSSIHDFGTPSRAALERAHQQVAALLGAEHGSEIIFTSCATEATSTALHSAIEAQPDRREIITTAVEHPATLEVCEHLERQGYVIHRLAVDSDGALDMAQYRQALSDRVALVSVMWANNETGVMFPVEEMAGLAHEYGALFHCDAVQVTGKIPLSIGQSSIDMLSCSAHKLHGPKGVGCLYLRRGTRFRPLLRGGHQERGRRAGTENIAGIVGMGMACELAQVHLPGMSSIAQLRDTLQEGVLAQIPSVKVMGGNQPRVPGTVNIAFEFIEGEAILLLLNQAGIAASSGSACTSGSLEPSHVMRAMDIPYTAAHGSIRFSLSRYTREKEIEYVIQTLPSIIARLRLLSPYWQDGKPVQQQASFMPIYG